The Falco rusticolus isolate bFalRus1 unplaced genomic scaffold, bFalRus1.pri scaffold_222_arrow_ctg1, whole genome shotgun sequence genome includes a region encoding these proteins:
- the LOC119142081 gene encoding LOW QUALITY PROTEIN: olfactory receptor 14C36-like (The sequence of the model RefSeq protein was modified relative to this genomic sequence to represent the inferred CDS: inserted 2 bases in 1 codon) gives MSNSSSISQFLLLALADTRELQLLHFWLSLGIYLAALMANGLIITTIVCDHHLHTPMYFFLLNLSLIDLGSISTTLPKAMANSLWDTRDISYSGCAAQLFLIVFFLSAECSLLTVMAYDRYVAICQPLHYGTLLGSRACVHMAAAAWASGFLYAALHTANTLSLPLCQGNALGQVFCEIPQILKLSCSHTYLREVGLIVSGASLFFGCFVFIVLSYVQIFRAVLRIPSEQGRHKAFSTCLPHLAVISXFLSTGMFAHLKPPSISSPSLDLVVAVLYLVVPPAVNPLIYSMRNQELKDALKKLMQSGVSQQH, from the exons atgtccaacagcagctccatctcccagttcctcctcctggcaTTGGCAGACACgcgggagctgcagctcttgcacTTCTGGCTCTCCCTGGGCATCTACCTGGCTGCCCTCATGGCCAATGGCCTCATCATCACCACCATAGTCTGCGACCACCACCTGCACACCCCCAtgtacttcttcctcctcaaccTCTCTCTCATCGACCTGGGCTCCATCTCCACCACTCTCCCCAAAGCCATGGCCAACTCCCTCTGGGACACCAGGGACATCTCCTACTCAGGATGTGCTGCACAGCTCTTCCTGattgtctttttcctttcagcgGAGTGTTCTCTCCTCACCGTCATGGCCTATGACCGCTACgtggccatctgccagcccctgcactACGGgaccctgctgggcagcagagcttgtgtccacatggcagcagctgcctgggccaGTGGGTTTCTCTATGCTGCGCTGCACACGGCCAATACACTGTCACTGCCGCTCTGCCAAGGCAATGCCCTGGGACAGGTCTTCTGTGAAATCCCACAGATCCTCAAGCTCTCCTGCTCACACACCTACCTCAGGGAAGTGGGGCTTATTGTGTCTGGTGCCTCTTTATTCtttggctgttttgttttcattgttctgtCCTATGTGCAGAtcttcagggctgtgctgaggatCCCCTCTGAGCAGGGACGGCACAAAGCCTTTTCCACGTGCCTCCCTCACCTGGCCGTGATCTC CTTTCTCAGCACTGGCATGTTTGCCCACCTGAAGCccccctccatctcctccccatccctggaccTGGTGGTGGCAGTTCTGTACTTGGTGGTGCCTCCAGCAGTGAACCCCCTCATCTACAGCATGAGGAACCAGGAGCTGAAGGACGCACTGAAGAAGCTGATGCAGTCAGGTGtctctcagcagcactga